Genomic segment of Eleutherodactylus coqui strain aEleCoq1 chromosome 1, aEleCoq1.hap1, whole genome shotgun sequence:
atgaatacggcttctctcctgtgtgatttctttgatgtttaacaagatctgatttattggtgaaacatttctcacattctgaacaagaaaacggcttctctcctgtgtggcttctctcatgtataacaagGTTTTCTTTTCTTCTAAAGCTtctctcacattctgaacatgtaaatggtttctctcctgtgtgaattctctcatgtgcaGCAAGATGTGTTTTACTTGCAAAAGATTTtccacattctgtacataaatacggcttctctcctgtgtgacttctctgatgcttCTCGAGATTagatttatttgtaaaacatttcccacattctgaacatgaatacggcttctctcctgtgtgagttctatgATGTcgaacaagatttgatttatctctaaaacatttcccacattctgtacatgaatatggcttctctcctgtgtgacttcttaaATGATCTCCAAGCTTGTATTTAGAAGTAAAACATcttccacattctggacatgaatacagcttctcttctgtgtgaattcttttgTCTGTAAGAAGACCTGAACTTTTTGTAGGCTGTTTTCTTTTCTTACTACATTGATGCCCTTTCCCTGCGTTCTGACTGGAACTTTTGGTAAcactctgtgattggtcaggagaaGGTTCCTCATGATTACGGGGATTATATGATGGACCTGtactgtgaagtcctggaggtacaTTGAGGTTGATGAGTTTTTCTCCTGAAGAGTACTGAATGATATCTTCATCTTCAACTTTACAATTTACCGATAACATGAAGTTTCCCTCAGGGGTCTCAGTGGGATTTTCTGTGAGGTTTAAAAAtagttttcatgtttttttacgttcaaattacaattttttcacaTTGCTATTAGACTGGAAACACATGTagtttttgatgctttttttagCTAAAGCTAAGTTCTCAACTacatcatgtgaaaaaaatatcAGACGGCTGCAAAGAGTGTATCGAGAGGGCTTAGCTGCCGAATCCTCTCCATACGCAGTGGTTTCAGGTATTTTTGAGAGTTTGCAGCTGCTGGTAACTGCTGTGATCAGAGCTGATGCTGATCATGGcaattaactatttagatgccatggtcaaaacTAACCACACTTCTAAACATCCAGTGGCTAGGGAAACCCCTCCATCACCTTCCCCGGCTTGCAGTTGTGGGGTGTTGATAGGTTAGCATGGCAGCCCAGAGTCTAATCAGGCACCCACATGTGCAGGTGAGCCCTAATGCCTGCATCACCTCTGATCCCCAGCAGTTACCTGACAGCCAGTATCAGGCACCCACGTGCTCTGGTGAGCCCTACTCCAGCAAAGGAGCCAGGTGCCCAGACCAAGCCCACCACAGCCTGCATCGGCCCAGTACTGGATCCCTTACCCATGGAAACACTCCTAAACCTTGTAAGGTTCCAGTGATGACCACCACACCCTAGCAGCCCAAACCATCCCTGGAACAAACCTCCTTCTCCAGCTCCTGCTCCACAGCTCGCCTCGTGGTACACTCCACAACCAGCGATGATAACTAGCCGAGGCttgcatcgcccccccccccccccccagtctctgTGAACCTTCAAAGTCTGTCCAAGGCCTCTTTTCCACCGCAAGAGCTTTGCAGCGGGCTCTCAGCCAAACAATCCTCTgatccctttccccagctgtcattacccacctcatcaTCATCTTCAACCTTTCCCTGTCCTCTGGTATCTTCCCCTCCCCATTCAAACATTCTATCATATCCCTTCTGCTAAAGAAACTGTGTCTTGGCTCAACTGATGCAGCCAACTACCGTCCtatctctaacctccccttcatcttcaaattacttgaatgcctggtctactcccgcctcacccggtttctctctgacaactctctcaaCTCCCTCCTATCCGTTTTACGCTCCCTCCAATCgactgaaaccacccttagggctcagtcacacgagcggttTTACGCACGTAAAAACGTTTGCACTGCGTGTGTCAAAAATAAAAACGTGAGcatgtccattgccacctatatgttctatcttttgtaggtgcgaaatCTTCTTGACGCATGCAGTGCGAACGTTTTTACGTGcataaaaatgcccgtgtgactgagccctcacagaAGTGTCTAAAGAGCTGAGAGCAACCAAGTCAACGGGCGACTATTcactactaatcctccttgacctgtccacTGCTTTccacactgtcgaccatgacctccttctcactatgctccgctccatcggcctaaaggacactgctctctcctggttctcctcctacctctctgaccgctctttcagcatctccttcgctagttctacctcctctccactttctCTTGCTGTTTGGGTCCCCTcgctcctcggccccctcctcttctctatctatacagccccaatcaGGCTAACCATtcgcagatttggcctccaacatcacctctatgctgatgacacccagctatacaccccctcctgtgacatctctgcacctttcctctaaaacatctctgactgtctgtctgctgtctctaacactatgtcctctctttttctcaaactcgacctctcaaaaactgacctccttgtctttccaccctcTACCAGCCTActtccccccaacatctccatatcagtgtctggcaccaccataacccctaGACACCACGTCTGCTGCCTTggggggggtcacactggactctgacctcttctttaccccccatatccaatctctggcctgaccTTGCCACCTACACTTCAGGAACATCGCTAACATCCATCTGTTCCTGaccacggacacactaaagacacttgtggtcgccctcatccactctctgttacggtatcctacccgctGATaagccagcctgggttgccctagaacttaccctctacccctgtccctgcctacttgcctcactCCTGGCTAACCTCAGGCGGGCAAATGGGCAGCGGACCCTGctttcactagggaccgagaggggggactggcgtaccaagacggaacagggtagaataccgacaggaagggcatatgaagaaaaccaacaggaaatacacgcagaccgaggcagatgggataacctggcagaaatagcaAAAGCTGACAACAGGAGACTGACTGAGGCAGgatgaacagaaaccaataactggcagtgaatggacctcactgccagccttataaacagaagcctccgcccaggggcggagagagggaggcaactacctcccagcagaatcccaaaATCATGAGCTCGTGCatggagctgcactcacaggcgcgCGCGCACATCGCCGCCCAGACCCACGAGCGCGCGCACTGCGCCAACCAGCCACTCGTgcccccggcagccagacaaccAGCCGGGGGGATGCGCCACGACCGCGGGACCCAGTGCCCCGTTGCCCCGGGAGGACCCGCAGCCGCCGCATGTTaacactcccgactcgactactgcaacttgcttgTCATGTTGGCTTGTCACGCGGCGCTTGCCAGGCTCCCTCCCTGGGGgacacacgtagccaaggccagagcagcgtTGGGCCTCATCTGGACACACCTTGGaaggggatgcccaataaactggggaaAAGAGGTTGAAGGGTTTGTCACATGTGCTGCCACCGTTCCGGTTACCCCCCCGGCATGACCATTGGCAgggaaaataaatgagccacagacagtttaagtacctcaggtccccgggaacggcCAGGGCCTGGAAACAACTTTACTGAAAGCTTCACTTTAGTACAAGGCATAAATTCACCAGATGCTCTGGTGCAGGTAAGACAGGAGATTGGAGGTCAGCGAGGAAACTGAGGATGACAGCGGTCCTGCAGGCCAAGTTacctgtcaggtaccgctcctgggtggggaacactccggaggaggataggggtactccacagactctccggcagacaagtacctccactcagcgggaCTCAGACTTCAATACGCTTAACTGGgaaactcacctcttcaaagaagcatatcaGCTCCCCTGACTTTAGCCCCCTGCCCTCAAACTATGCCCATCACGTACACTCCCTGCCCCCATACCACCACCCCATCCCGATTGAGCCGCCATGCATCTAATGCgcagcagaataagttggcgctatacaaataaagattgttaATATTATTCGTAATGAAGACTTCCAGAGCCTATTGAACCCTGCCTGCAGTAGGGCTTAAAGTCACAGTATGTCCGCGGCTCCGAGCTGCCGCTCCATACAGACTCGTCCGCGGCTCCGAGCTGCCGCTCCATACAGACTCGTCCGCGGCTCCGAGCTGCCGCTCCATACAGACTCGTCCGCGGCTCCGAGCTGCCGCTCCATACGGACTCGTCCGCGGCTCCGAGCTGCCGCTCCATACGGACTCGTCCGCGGCTCCGAGCTGCCGCTCCATACGGACTCGTCCGCGGCTCCGAGCTGCCGCTCCATACGGACTCGTCCGCGGCTCCGAGCTGCCGCTCCATACGGACTCGTCCGCGGCTCCGAGCTGCCGCTCCATACGGACTCGTCCGCGGCTCCGAGCTGCCGCTCCATACGGACTCGTCCGCGGCTCCGAGCTG
This window contains:
- the LOC136617864 gene encoding gastrula zinc finger protein XlCGF57.1-like, which codes for MLSVNCKVEDEDIIQYSSGEKLINLNVPPGLHSTGPSYNPRNHEEPSPDQSQSVTKSSSQNAGKGHQCSKKRKQPTKSSGLLTDKRIHTEEKLYSCPECGRCFTSKYKLGDHLRSHTGEKPYSCTECGKCFRDKSNLVRHHRTHTGEKPYSCSECGKCFTNKSNLEKHQRSHTGEKPYLCTECGKSFASKTHLAAHERIHTGEKPFTCSECERSFRRKENLVIHERSHTGEKPFSCSECEKCFTNKSDLVKHQRNHTGEKPYSCTECGRGFITKGKLTDHQKTHTGERSYSCAECGRTFINKSGLNTHQRSHTGEKPYSCTECGKCFSGKFDLFRHERIHTGEMAFTCSQCGRSFLNPLGLVVHQRSHTRDKQF